The candidate division KSB1 bacterium genome includes a region encoding these proteins:
- a CDS encoding magnesium chelatase, translating to MSNPKTISELRKSGYKVISIKQEIRKNLIEKIKNDETLFPEIIGYDDTVIPALCNAILSYHDLVLLGLRGQAKTRILRLLPSLLDEYIPIVKGCEINDNPYQPVCNACNEKVKGHGDEVEIEWLHRDDRYGEKLATPDVTIADLIGDIDPIKAASQKLHYAHEGVIHFGIIPRTNRGIFAINELPDLQPRIQVGLLNIMQEKDIQIRGFPIRIPLDIMIVYSANPEDYTNRGSIITPLKDRIGSQILTHYPRNIDDGIKITAQEAWENRDSGREVHVPYLFREIIEQVAAEARKSEFVDHNSGVSVRMTVTSLENLISNAERRAIKNNENIITPRICDLYATLPSITGKIELVYEGEQEGEINVSKALIGKAVKTIFKKCFSDPLAATKRGEQTYTEVVNWFKDNRAVEISDNMTTEKYLTELKKVKGLKDLTIRFMKLKKDVNNGELGAAMEFVLDGLHQNSMLSKDIVDSKTSYKDMLDTMFSSFREEEDEDSQEA from the coding sequence ATGAGCAACCCAAAAACTATAAGCGAACTTCGCAAATCAGGCTACAAAGTTATTTCCATTAAGCAGGAAATACGCAAAAATTTGATTGAGAAAATAAAAAATGATGAAACCCTGTTTCCTGAAATCATCGGGTACGATGACACGGTTATTCCCGCCCTTTGCAATGCCATTCTTTCTTATCATGACTTAGTTTTACTGGGTCTGCGGGGTCAAGCTAAAACCCGCATCCTGCGTTTATTGCCAAGTTTGCTGGATGAATACATTCCAATTGTCAAAGGGTGCGAAATCAATGACAATCCTTATCAACCGGTTTGTAATGCCTGTAATGAAAAAGTGAAGGGACATGGTGATGAGGTGGAAATCGAGTGGCTGCACCGCGATGATCGCTACGGCGAAAAACTCGCCACACCGGATGTCACCATCGCAGATCTGATTGGCGACATCGATCCAATTAAAGCTGCCTCCCAAAAGCTGCATTACGCCCACGAAGGGGTGATTCATTTTGGCATTATTCCAAGGACAAATCGAGGCATTTTCGCGATAAACGAACTTCCCGATTTGCAGCCGCGCATTCAAGTTGGCTTACTCAACATTATGCAGGAAAAAGACATCCAGATTCGCGGGTTCCCAATTCGGATACCCCTCGACATTATGATCGTTTACTCAGCTAACCCGGAAGATTATACAAACCGTGGCAGCATTATCACGCCCCTGAAAGATCGAATTGGCTCACAAATCTTGACGCATTATCCGAGAAACATAGACGATGGTATAAAGATAACAGCACAAGAGGCATGGGAGAACCGGGACAGCGGCCGTGAAGTTCATGTGCCGTATTTATTTCGTGAAATTATCGAGCAAGTGGCGGCAGAAGCCAGAAAGAGCGAGTTTGTCGATCACAATTCCGGAGTCAGCGTGCGGATGACGGTGACCAGCCTGGAAAATCTGATTAGCAACGCTGAGCGCCGCGCCATCAAAAATAATGAGAACATCATTACTCCAAGAATTTGTGATTTATACGCGACGTTACCTTCGATTACCGGCAAGATTGAGCTGGTCTATGAAGGTGAACAGGAGGGAGAAATCAATGTGTCCAAGGCGCTGATTGGAAAAGCAGTAAAAACCATTTTTAAGAAATGTTTTTCGGATCCTCTGGCGGCCACCAAAAGAGGTGAGCAGACTTACACCGAAGTGGTTAATTGGTTTAAAGACAATCGCGCCGTTGAAATTTCCGACAATATGACTACCGAAAAATATTTAACAGAGTTAAAAAAAGTTAAGGGACTAAAAGACTTAACCATTCGTTTCATGAAGTTGAAAAAGGATGTTAATAACGGGGAATTGGGCGCTGCCATGGAATTCGTACTAGATGGTCTGCATCAAAACTCCATGTTAAGTAAGGACATTGTAGATTCAAAAACCTCCTACAAAGACATGCTTGACACAATGTTTAGTTCCTTCCGCGAGGAAGAAGATGAAGATTCCCAGGAAGCTTAA
- a CDS encoding PrsW family intramembrane metalloprotease codes for MNELNKIAVSLLPVFIFLGALIVFDSYKLVKLRSVLLTILMGCIVAGICLFVNSGLTRLLSLEFKLYTRYVAPIAEELLKALYLVYLIKSEKVGFMVDAAIYGFAIGAGFAFIENIFYLQKLAGAHVLVWIVRGFGTAIMHGTTTAIFGMISKNLSDKYSSKQVHIFWAGLAAAILLHSFYNHFFLPPILITICFVIGLPLVIVFVFDLSEQATRKWLGVGFDTDVDLLEVITTGDILESRIGKYLESLKSRFPGAVVADMLCYLRLHLELAVRAKGILLMRQSGFEPASDPEIRTKFEELDYLRKSIGKTGKLAILPFLRTSSRDLWQLYLIDK; via the coding sequence ATGAACGAACTCAATAAAATAGCCGTGAGCTTGCTGCCGGTATTTATTTTTCTCGGCGCCTTAATTGTATTCGACAGCTATAAACTGGTTAAATTGCGCTCCGTACTGCTTACGATCCTGATGGGTTGTATTGTGGCAGGCATTTGTTTGTTCGTTAATTCAGGATTGACGAGGTTGCTTTCATTGGAATTTAAATTATATACACGATATGTCGCACCAATTGCCGAGGAACTTTTAAAAGCTCTCTACCTTGTTTATCTGATAAAATCAGAAAAAGTAGGCTTCATGGTCGATGCAGCGATTTATGGATTCGCAATTGGTGCCGGGTTTGCCTTTATCGAAAATATATTCTATTTGCAGAAACTTGCAGGCGCACATGTTTTGGTTTGGATTGTCCGAGGCTTTGGAACAGCCATCATGCATGGTACAACCACTGCCATCTTTGGAATGATCTCCAAGAATTTGTCCGACAAGTATTCTTCAAAGCAGGTCCATATATTTTGGGCCGGCCTTGCCGCTGCGATTTTACTCCACTCATTCTACAATCATTTTTTCTTGCCCCCCATTTTGATCACAATCTGTTTTGTGATCGGCCTGCCGTTAGTCATTGTTTTTGTTTTCGACCTGAGCGAACAGGCCACACGCAAATGGCTGGGTGTTGGCTTTGATACAGACGTAGACTTACTTGAAGTGATTACGACCGGCGATATCTTAGAGTCCCGAATCGGCAAATATCTGGAATCTCTCAAGAGCAGATTTCCCGGTGCAGTGGTCGCGGATATGCTTTGTTATCTCAGGCTTCACTTGGAGTTGGCTGTTAGAGCCAAAGGGATACTCTTAATGCGGCAAAGCGGATTTGAGCCAGCTTCCGACCCTGAAATAAGAACTAAATTTGAGGAATTAGATTATCTGCGAAAAAGCATTGGCAAGACGGGAAAACTCGCCATTCTTCCATTTCTCCGCACCAGCAGCCGAGACCTCTGGCAGCTCTATTTGATTGACAAATAA
- a CDS encoding SpoIIE family protein phosphatase, translating to MPGKNIQELEKENQHLKKTVEDLWTINQLARLISSTMPVDQILDKVVAVSVKGIKAEQGTISLLTAKKENEETGDPFKTMIRKVDVSRLVGKYRLDDHLSGWMLSNRKPLTINDVKNDNILKGVQLNEGIQSILSVPLMCKGNLIGVLNIFNKKDVGGFSNNDQRLLSIIASQSAQIIENARLYVEEKQLRRYENELEMARNIQEGLIPKEVPKTKKLDISSFFNPADEVGGDYFDYLDLGNDKIGIVMADVSGHGAAAALVMTMMKGIVHAITSDFESPEKALAEFNSILNQIGPKEKFVTMIFLVFDLKQMKLLYSSAGHPPLVFYNSKSKTCELVEFICPALGISSLSQYKQKQMTLSSGDLILVYTDGVTEAFNEEQEMFEEARLLKAVQEVAKQTSAKTIEHIKKKLKEFTKDASQSDDVAMIAIKAN from the coding sequence ATGCCAGGCAAAAATATCCAGGAGTTGGAAAAGGAAAATCAACATCTTAAGAAAACAGTTGAGGATCTGTGGACGATAAACCAGTTGGCCCGTCTCATCAGTTCAACAATGCCGGTTGACCAGATTTTAGATAAAGTGGTTGCTGTTTCCGTGAAAGGCATAAAGGCAGAGCAGGGGACCATTTCCCTGCTTACGGCTAAAAAAGAAAATGAGGAAACCGGAGACCCATTCAAAACGATGATTCGAAAAGTTGACGTTTCGAGACTAGTGGGAAAATACCGGCTGGATGATCATTTGAGCGGCTGGATGCTCAGCAATCGAAAACCCTTAACTATCAACGACGTGAAAAATGATAACATCCTAAAAGGTGTCCAGCTGAATGAGGGAATTCAATCTATTTTGAGTGTGCCATTGATGTGCAAGGGAAATTTGATTGGAGTTCTGAATATTTTCAATAAAAAAGACGTTGGGGGTTTCTCTAACAATGATCAGCGTTTGTTATCAATTATTGCTTCCCAGTCGGCACAAATTATTGAAAACGCACGACTCTATGTGGAGGAAAAACAGCTTAGACGCTACGAGAATGAATTAGAAATGGCACGAAATATTCAAGAGGGGCTCATCCCCAAAGAGGTGCCGAAAACCAAAAAACTCGATATCTCCAGCTTCTTCAATCCGGCTGATGAAGTCGGCGGTGACTATTTTGATTATTTAGATTTAGGGAATGATAAAATCGGCATTGTGATGGCGGATGTTTCCGGTCATGGCGCTGCTGCGGCCCTGGTCATGACCATGATGAAGGGTATTGTGCACGCGATTACCAGCGATTTCGAGTCGCCGGAGAAAGCTTTGGCAGAGTTTAACTCGATCCTGAATCAAATTGGGCCGAAAGAGAAGTTTGTCACAATGATATTTCTGGTTTTCGATTTAAAGCAGATGAAGTTGTTATATTCCAGCGCGGGGCATCCTCCGCTGGTATTTTACAATAGTAAATCCAAGACCTGCGAGTTGGTTGAATTCATTTGCCCGGCTCTGGGAATTTCGTCGCTTTCCCAATATAAACAAAAACAAATGACCTTATCGTCGGGAGATTTGATTTTAGTTTACACCGATGGAGTTACTGAAGCCTTTAACGAAGAACAAGAAATGTTTGAAGAGGCTCGATTGCTCAAGGCTGTTCAGGAAGTGGCTAAACAAACTTCTGCGAAGACCATCGAACATATTAAAAAGAAGCTAAAAGAATTTACCAAAGATGCCTCTCAAAGCGATGACGTGGCTATGATCGCGATTAAAGCGAATTAA
- a CDS encoding VWA domain-containing protein, protein MKFRYSEWRDEQDLSKLTFEELMRLFSQLLLYTNGDPNAALQMMTKMDQEYNVFDESEGAGFEEFLEWLKQEGYIEEFNDILALTHKGSRRIRQDALKEIFTSLKKKSLGEHESPFSGEGIERLSETKPYKFGDQPSNIDFTATIKNAIHRDGLDDFNLKEEDFEVYETEHLTSCATVLLLDISHSMILYGEDRITPAKKVALALAEMITSRFPKDSLHVAVFGDKAIEISLEDIPKIAVGPYHTNTKDALELAQRILKRKRNVNKQIFMVTDGKPSAIFVGARIYKNPFGLDRRIVNQTLNEARSCRKNKITITTFMVARDNWLIDFVKELTEVNKGRAYYSSLNKLGEYIFVDYIRNRKQRLR, encoded by the coding sequence ATGAAATTTAGATATTCCGAGTGGCGCGACGAACAGGATTTAAGCAAGCTGACTTTTGAGGAGCTGATGCGGCTTTTCAGTCAACTTCTTCTTTATACAAATGGCGATCCCAACGCCGCGCTGCAAATGATGACGAAAATGGACCAGGAATACAACGTCTTTGATGAAAGCGAAGGCGCGGGTTTCGAGGAGTTTTTAGAATGGTTGAAGCAGGAAGGATATATTGAAGAATTCAACGATATTCTCGCGCTTACTCACAAAGGTTCGCGCCGGATCCGTCAGGATGCTTTAAAAGAGATTTTCACTTCTTTGAAGAAAAAGTCACTCGGTGAGCACGAGTCGCCGTTTTCAGGAGAGGGGATTGAGCGGCTCAGTGAAACAAAGCCATACAAATTTGGCGATCAGCCGTCGAACATCGATTTCACCGCAACGATTAAAAATGCCATTCATCGAGATGGCCTGGATGATTTTAATTTAAAAGAAGAGGATTTTGAAGTTTACGAAACCGAACATTTGACGTCATGTGCAACCGTGCTTCTGCTTGATATCAGCCATAGCATGATTCTTTATGGGGAAGATCGCATTACTCCGGCAAAAAAAGTCGCTTTGGCATTAGCCGAGATGATTACAAGTCGTTTTCCGAAAGACAGTCTGCACGTTGCGGTTTTTGGAGATAAAGCAATTGAAATCAGTCTCGAAGATATTCCGAAGATTGCGGTTGGTCCTTATCATACCAATACAAAAGATGCTCTTGAACTTGCTCAACGAATCTTAAAACGTAAACGCAACGTCAACAAACAAATCTTTATGGTGACGGATGGCAAACCTTCTGCTATTTTTGTGGGCGCGCGGATTTACAAAAACCCGTTTGGTCTGGACCGCAGAATCGTAAACCAAACCTTGAACGAAGCGCGTTCTTGCCGAAAAAATAAAATTACAATTACCACCTTTATGGTTGCAAGAGATAACTGGCTCATTGATTTCGTGAAAGAGTTAACCGAAGTCAACAAAGGACGGGCTTACTATTCGTCACTAAATAAATTAGGTGAATACATTTTTGTGGATTATATTCGCAACCGCAAGCAGCGGTTGAGGTGA